A genomic region of Candidozyma auris chromosome 5, complete sequence contains the following coding sequences:
- a CDS encoding sugar porter family MFS transporter, producing MSTSEHSQSGNNTPINDSLLEKEEKGHLPTLPKRAAKDYIFISLCCFLVAFGGFVFGFDTGTISGFVNMDDYLRRFGQHNSSGEYYLSNVRTGLIVSIFNVGCAIGGILLSKCADLWGRRVGLMISMAIYVVGIIVQIASQYSWVQYFIGRLITGVAVGIVSVVSPLFIGESSPKHLRGTLVCCFQLCITLGIFLGYCTNYGTKQSYSDSRTWRIPLGLCFAWAIMLVCENRLDDARNSIARSNKVSIEDPGVYTEVQLIQAGIDREKLAGKAGWLELITGKPKMLYRVIIGIVLQSLQQLTGNYFFYYGTTILRSSKMGRRMCLLTGSACMSVCFIIYSVLGSVNLYIDGYENTPSNTRKPTGNALIFITCLFIFFFASTWAGGVYCIVSETYPLRIRSKAMSVATAANWLWGFLISFFTPFITSAIHFYYETKGLSLEEVDELYASNVVPWKTGSWTPPSVENMATTTGFAAESKPVDEQV from the exons ATGTCTACCTCTGAACACTCCCAGAGTGGCAACAACACCCCTATCAACgactctcttcttgaaaaggaagagaagggtCACCTTCCCACCTTGCCAAAGAGGGCAGCCAAGGACTACATTTTCATCTCCTTGTGCTGTTTCCTCGTGGCCTTCGGTGGTTTCGTCTTTGGCTTCGACACCGGTACGATTTCCGGTTTCGTCAACATGGACGACTATCTCAGAAGATTCGGTCAGCACAACAGCTCTGGCGAGTACTACTTGTCCAATGTCAGAACTGGTTTGATTGTGTCCATTTTCAACGTTGGTTGTGCCATTGGCGGCATTCTTTTGTCCAAGTGTGCTGATTTGTGGGGCAGAAGAGTTGGTCTTATGATCTCGATGGCCATTTACGTTGTTGGTATCATCGTGCAAATTGCTTCCCAGTATTCGTGGGTCCAGTACTTCATTGGGCGTTTGATCACCGGTGTGGCAGTCGGTATTGTGTCTGTGGTGTCGCCTCTTTTCATCGGTGAGTCTTCACCCAAGCACTTGAGAGGCACTCTTGTGTGCTGCTTCCAGCTCTGCATCACCTTGGGTATCTTCTTGGGCTACTGTACTAACTACGGTACCAAGCAGTCGTACTCAGACTCTAGAACATGGAGAATTCCATTGGGTCTCTGTTTTGCCTGGGCCATCATGTTGGTTTGCG AAAACAGACTTGACGATGCCAGAAACTCCATCGCCAGATCCAACAAGGTTTCTATTGAGGACCCTGGTGTTTACACTGAGGTGCAGCTCATCCAGGCTGGCATTGATCGTGAGAAGTTGGCCGGTAAGGCTGGCTGGCTCGAGTTGATCACCGGTAAGCCTAAGATGCTCTACAGAGTGATCATTGGTATTGTGCTCCAGTCCTTGCAGCAGTTGACCGGTAACTACTTCTTCTACTATGGTACTACCATTTTAAGGCTGTCG AAGATGGGCAGAAGAATGTGTCTCTTGACTGGTTCCGCGTGCATGAGTGTGTGTTTCATCATCTACTCTGTTCTCGGTTCGGTCAACTTGTACATTGACGGCTACGAGAACACCCCCAGCAACACCAGAAAACCAACCGGTAATGCCttgattttcatcacctgtttgttcattttcttctttgcctcGACCTGGGCCGGCGGTGTCTACTGTATCGTCTCTGAGACATACCCATTGAGAATCAGATCCAAGGCCATGTCTGTGGCCACTGCTGCCAACTGGTTGTGGGGctttttgatctccttcttcacccCTTTCATCACCTCGGCCATTCACTTCTACTACG AAACAAAGGGGctttctttggaggaaGTTGACGAGTTGTACGCTTCCAACGTTGTCCCATGGAAAACTGGCTCGTGGACCCCTCCATCTGTGGAGAACAtggccaccaccaccggATTCGCCGCTGAGTCCAAGCCTGTCGACGAACAGGTGTAA
- the GCN4 gene encoding amino acid starvation-responsive transcription factor GCN4 produces MSAENPLIYNDSMSESDFAHAPSTSMPMKLESIDELSCHLPTNRDVAGVPAMPDTGVYESPILVHTDVLDSVFSTTLDHNDQLIDHTPMFDEMDFMIDGNKVNSKDDWVSLFKDEPCGAVDDQSAPATTAAKEEDLGDLFADEVPEHPYEAVHEVPAANKQLETPMTPALATPVLDREEAHRQFSSLSPARYPRERGWITWASRHTPRSREASL; encoded by the coding sequence ATGTCAGCCGAAAACCCATTGATTTACAACGACTCCATGTCGGAGTCTGACTTTGCTCATGCGCCCTCCACTTCCATGCCGATGAAGTTGGAGTCGATCGACGAGTTGTCGTGCCACTTGCCCACCAATCGTGACGTTGCTGGCGTTCCCGCGATGCCCGACACTGGCGTGTACGAGTCTCCCATATTGGTGCACACCGATGTGTTGGACAGCGTGTTTAGCACCACTCTCGACCACAATGACCAGTTGATCGACCACACGCCCATGTTTGACGAGATGGATTTCATGATCGACGGCAACAAGGTCAACCTGAAGGATGATTGGGTGTCACTCTTCAAGGATGAGCCTTGtggtgctgttgatgaCCAGAGTGCTCCTGCTACTACTGCCgcaaaggaagaagatttggGCGACTTGTTTGCCGACGAGGTTCCAGAACATCCCTACGAGGCTGTGCACGAGGTGCCAGCGGCCAACAAGCAACTCGAGACCCCCATGACGCCCGCCTTGGCGACACCTGTGTTggacagagaagaagctcatcgtCAGTTTCTGTCGCTTCTGCCAGCAAGGTATCCAAGAGAACGAGGGTGGATCACTTGGGCGTCACGTCATACtccaagaagcagagaagcCAGCCTTTGA
- the MSH3 gene encoding mismatch repair protein has protein sequence MAKTPASAKKQRSISAFFTPQKPATTKLPSPPQSRPPEESTPVKRKLPQFSHTANGNSTAPPSPKRPRSNSSLSSSSSSKAPEKSLPKQSKTKLTPLEKQFVELKRAHPDKILAIQVGYKFKFFGNDAVVASHLLNIMLIRGNLELDERTHDRFAYCSIPDNRLHVHLQRLLNHGMKVGVVKQTETAAIKSVESKSGLFERKITGVYTKATYMGDEMLTGDPAINRSNQVDESGNNNAYIVAIHEGDARNTAIVAVQPFTGDIIYDVFTDNNTKDELETRLAYLMPSEVILIHAASSVNHETQKIVKIRNPSALIQYRVQRKQSEVSAGLEQFFKSTKSSAHLSEYYQLNYNAAVCQCVNELISYLEEFQLSNVFTIPSNISSFTDSRKYMLLPANTLRALDIFEVEDNPSSRTGTLAWLLNRTKTKNGARLLHKWIYRPLVEKHDIEERLEAVDTLRKGNYVHMIDVLKSTISKVGKENVDLDRSLIKVHYSAEYKNDKIARKDVYLMLRGFSDILEVFSKFGGKGLAEFKACSSSSYLQDLFEEMFKLSQESVVEDLLRQVNSAAAMDENNVSDQRIKFFNLNDEKFDNILHEQEQIAMVESALDQELASIRAYLKRPQLKFVTNLKDTHLIEVRNGKNVDALPPDWIKISGTKSVSRFRTPEVAKLHKELSYHNEMLQRACDESFNSFLKEIDSHYEYLHSVVSKVSIFDCLLSLAEVGADDQTYTKPNLVEKQVIDIEDGYHPILYAMAQESVYVPNDVTLARNGNRVLIITGPNMGGKSSYVKQVALLVIMTQIGAFIPCKSATLGVFDSVYIRMGASDNILRGKSTFMVEMTESANIINSFTSKSLVILDEIGRGTGTSDGIALADSILRYIIESDEKPVTLFITHYPSLHVLEREFDNVKNYHMAFVETNRGPDHQNEWPEVVFLYKLVQGVVSNSYGLNVAKLAGIPLDVIKRAHEMSEAMKREVELKNWINVLHNMNGHAAEALSSLVHSI, from the coding sequence ATGGCCAAAACACCTGCTTCGGCCAAGAAGCAACGCTCAATCAGCGCTTTCTTCACCCCGCAGAAGCCGGCAACAACAAAGCTTCCGTCTCCGCCCCAAAGTCGCCCTCCAGAAGAGTCTACGCCCgtcaaaagaaagctccCCCAATTCTCGCATACAGCCAATGGTAATCTGACGGCTCCACCGAGCCCTAAGAGGCCCAGAAGTAATTCATCattatcgtcatcatcatcaagtaaAGCACCTGAAAAGCTGCTTCCTAAACAGCTGAAAACAAAGCTCACGCCGTTGGAGAAACAGTTTGTGGAGCTCAAAAGAGCTCATCCAGATAAGATCTTAGCAATCCAGGTTGGctacaagttcaagttTTTTGGAAATGACGCCGTGGTAGCGCTGCATCTTCTAAATATCATGCTCATTCGTGGGAACCTTGAATTGGACGAGAGAACTCATGACAGATTTGCATACTGCTCGATTCCTGATAACAGGCTCCATGTGCACTTACAAAGACTTCTAAATCACGGGATGAAGGTTGGCGTTGTCAAGCAGACAGAGACTGCCGCCATCAAGTCTGTGGAGTCCAAGCTGGGgctttttgaaagaaagatcACCGGTGTGTACACCAAGGCTACGTATATGGGAGACGAGATGCTCACTGGTGATCCTGCCATTAATCGATCTAATCAGGTAGACGAGTCCGGAAACAATAATGCCTACATTGTAGCCATACATGAAGGAGATGCTAGGAACACGGCCATTGTTGCCGTCCAGCCCTTCACGGGTGACATCATCTACGATGTGTTCACcgacaacaacaccaaagATGAACTAGAAACGCGTCTAGCGTACTTGATGCCATCTGAAGTGATTTTGATCCATGCTGCGTCCTCAGTGAACCACGAGACGCAAAAAATTGTAAAGATCAGGAACCCATCTGCTTTGATTCAATATAGGGTTCAGAGGAAACAGCTGGAGGTGAGTGCCGGCCTTGAACAGTTTTTCAAGTCGACAAAGTCATCTGCACATCTATCGGAATATTACCAGCTCAACTATAATGCTGCGGTGTGCCAATGCGTTAACGAGTTAATTTCCTATCTTGAGGAATTCCAGCTAAGCAATGTGTTTACCATCCCATCAAACATCTCATCATTCACTGATTCAAGAAAATATATGCTCTTGCCAGCCAACACGCTTCGAGCGCTAGATATATTTGAGGTTGAAGATAACCCTTCATCCAGAACAGGAACGCTAGCGTGGCTCCTAAATCGCACCAAGACCAAAAACGGAGCCAGACTACTCCATAAGTGGATTTATAGGCCGCTTGTGGAGAAACACGATATCGAGGAGCGCCTCGAAGCAGTTGACACCCTTAGAAAGGGCAACTACGTTCACATGATAGATGTTCTCAAATCGACTATTCTGAAAGTTGGGAAAGAAAACGTGGATCTTGATCGACTGCTCATCAAAGTTCACTACTCTGCTGAGTACAAGAATGACAAGATTGCTAGAAAAGACGTATACCTAATGCTTCGAGGATTTAGTGACATCCTTGAAGTTTTTCTGAAGTTTGGTGGGAAGGGCCTAGCGGAATTCAAAGCTTGCAGCTCATCTTCATACCTTCAAGATTTATTTGAGGAGATGTTCAAGCTCTCACAGGAGTCTGTGGTTGAAGACTTACTTCGACAGGTGAACTCAGCCGCTGCAATGGACGAAAACAATGTTAGTGATCAAAGAATAAAGTTTTTTAATTTGAACGACGAAAAGTTTGATAACATCCTCCACGAACAAGAGCAGATAGCCATGGTGGAGTCAGCATTAGACCAAGAGCTAGCTTCTATTAGAGCTTATTTGAAGAGACCCCAACTCAAGTTCGTCACCAATCTAAAGGACACCCACCTAATCGAGGTACGAAATGGAAAGAATGTTGATGCACTACCTCCTGACTGGATAAAGATCAGTGGGACGAAGTCTGTGTCTAGATTCAGGACACCAGAGGTTGCAAAGTTGCATAAGGAGCTTAGCTATCACAATGAAATGCTTCAGAGAGCATGCGACGAATCTTTCAATTcgtttttgaaggagatcgaCTCACACTATGAGTACTTGCATTCTGTTGTAAGCAAGGTGTCTATCTTTGACTGTCTCCTCTCATTGGCAGAGGTGGGAGCTGATGACCAAACGTACACAAAACCTAACCTTGTCGAAAAGCAGGTCATCGATATAGAAGATGGGTACCACCCCATACTTTATGCTATGGCACAAGAGTCTGTGTATGTGCCCAATGATGTTACTCTCGCCCGAAATGGCAACCGTGTATTGATCATCACTGGTCCCAATATGGGCGGTAAGTCATCCTACGTTAAGCAAGTGGCGCTTTTGGTGATCATGACCCAGATAGGAGCTTTTATTCCATGCAAGTCTGCTACATTGGGAGTGTTCGATTCCGTGTACATTCGTATGGGGGCTTCGGACAACATTCTAAGGGGGAAATCAACCTTCATGGTGGAAATGACAGAATCTGCAAATATAATCAATAGCTTCACTTCGAAGTCATTAGTGATTTTGGATGAAATTGGTCGTGGTACAGGTACAAGTGATGGCATTGCCCTCGCGGACTCAATTTTAAGGTACATAATTGAAAGTGACGAGAAGCCAGTGACCCTTTTCATTACGCACTATCCATCGTTGCATgttttggaaagagaaTTTGATAATGTGAAAAATTACCATATGGCATTTGTGGAAACCAATAGAGGCCCAGATCATCAAAATGAGTGGCCTGAAGTGGtcttcttgtacaagcTAGTGCAAGGTGTTGTGTCCAATTCTTACGGATTGAACGTTGCAAAGCTTGCAGGAATTCCACTTGATGTGATAAAGAGGGCTCATGAAATGTCTGAGGCTatgaaaagagaagtggagttgaaaaattggATCAACGTTTTACACAACATGAACGGACATGCCGCTGAGGCTTTACTGAGTTTGGTGCATCTGATTTAA
- the PIR1 gene encoding beta-1,3-glucan linked protein: MQFKLSVLALISSALAAYVPSEPWTDLTPEGSIASATTDYTAKFGIQIVTLTSSAAAEETKAAKRDVINQIGDGQIQHQSASSTAQVVNQIGDGQIQHQTAAPPQPTSAQVVNQIGDGQIQHQTASVVNQIGDGQIQHQTASVVNQIGDGQIQHQTATASVINQIGDGQIQHQTTAAAASQIGDGQVQATDAPAAEHKGGAALQACMADNNLAMTLEKSILRDGSGRVGAIVANRQFQFDGPPPQAGSIYAAGWSITQEGLLALGNGTEFFQCKSGDFYNLYDQNIAEQCEPVHLSIVDLIKC, encoded by the coding sequence ATGCAATTTAAACTCTCTGTGTTGGCCCTCATCTCGTCTGCTCTTGCCGCCTACGTTCCTTCGGAGCCATGGACTGACTTGACCCCCGAGGGATCGATTGCCAGTGCTACTACTGACTACACCGCCAAGTTTGGTATTCAGATCGTTACGCTCACGAGCTCTGCTGCCGCTGAGGAGACAAAGGCCGCTAAGAGAGACGTGATCAACCAGATAGGCGATGGCCAGATCCAGCATCAGCTGGCGTCTTCCACAGCTCAGGTCGTCAACCAGATTGGTGATGGCCAGATTCAACATCAGACTGCCGCTCCTCCACAGCCAACCAGTGCCCAAGTGGTGAACCAGATAGGTGATGGTCAAATTCAACATCAGACTGCTTCTGTGGTCAATCAAATTGGCGATGGTCAAATCCAGCATCAAACAGCCTCTGTGGTCAATCAAATTGGCGATGGCCAGATTCAACACCAGACCGCTACCGCTTCTGTCATCAATCAAATCGGCGACGGCCAAATCCAGCATCAGActactgctgctgctgccagCCAAATTGGCGACGGCCAGGTCCAGGCCACCGatgctcctgctgctgaaCACAAGGGAGGTGCAGCTCTTCAGGCTTGTATGGCTGATAACAACTTGGCCATGActttggagaagtccaTCTTGAGAGACGGAAGCGGCAGAGTGGGTGCTATTGTTGCCAACAGACAATTTCAATTCGACGGACCTCCACCACAGGCCGGCTCCATCTACGCTGCTGGCTGGTCCATTACTCAGGAGGGTCTTTTGGCTCTTGGAAACGGCACCGAGTTCTTCCAGTGCAAGTCGGGTGACTTCTACAACTTGTACGACCAGAACATTGCTGAGCAGTGTGAGCCAGTGCACTTGAGCATTgttgacttgatcaagtgtTAG
- a CDS encoding serine/threonine protein kinase, producing the protein MTKQTGEQALAQNNLAVSLRHNDSVFSVNKSHSHSSQTSASHEMEKELSEIQEAQAAETETGRSTLSPEAALGAPPSPAAGSGSFQRTLRRVASAPLVHRLLNDTTKSPMLEPKKEFDVRDHIGELTDVKTRPRTYTQGRMYSHSATRIMSAQVGPECFEKVKLLGKGDVGKVYLVKEKATSRLYAMKVLNKKEMIQRNKIKRALAEQEILATSNHPFVVTLYHSFQSEDSLYLCMEYCMGGEFFRALQTRESKTIGEDDARFYAAEVTAALEYLHLMGFIYRDLKPENILLHQSGHIMLSDFDLSKQSAKTKGPEIQFSKSHSHSNNPTIDTKACIDGFRTNSFVGTEEYIAPEVIRGKSHTSAVDWWTLGIFIYEMLYGTTPFKGRDRKATFSNVLKKDVRFLDTQSVSSNCKNLIKKLLIKDETKRLGSKLGASDIKYHAFFKNTQWALLRHQQPPMIPVLTKNKKGDVKKPEVFSVDESSGSSSASKAQEPSSEPDPFASFSSVTLHYNETDDHDSAFILGSENSINTSVAYTMSSRPGISPRKTKGFLRR; encoded by the coding sequence ATGACCAAACAAACGGGAGAGCAGGCCCTTGCTCAGAACAACTTGGCGGTGTCATTAAGGCACAACGACTCCGTATTCTCAGTCAACAAGTCGCACTCGCATCTGAGCCAGACGCTGGCGTCGCAtgagatggagaaggagcTTCTGGAGATTCAGGAAGCTCAGGCGGCAGAGACTGAAACAGGAAGGTCGACTCTTTCGCCAGAAGCCGCGTTGGGCGCTCCGCCTTCACCGGCTGCTGGATCCGGATCATTTCAAAGAACACTTCGAAGAGTAGCTTCCGCGCCTTTGGTGCATCGTCTCTTGAATGACACCACCAAGAGCCCTATGTTAGAACCCaagaaagaatttgacGTGAGGGATCATATTGGCGAGCTTACGGACGTGAAAACCAGGCCGAGGACTTACACTCAAGGAAGAATGTACTCTCACCTGGCTACAAGAATTATGTCAGCTCAAGTAGGACCGGAGTGCTTTGAGAAAGTAAAGCTTTTAGGTAAAGGAGATGTGGGCAAAGTGTATTTggtgaaagagaaagccaCACTGAGACTTTACGCCATGAAGgttctcaacaaaaaggaAATGATTCAGAgaaacaaaatcaaacgAGCGTTGGCTGAGCAGGAAATTTTGGCCACCAGCAACCATCCATTCGTTGTCACATTATACCACTCGTTTCAGTCAGAAGACTCCTTGTACTTATGTATGGAATATTGCATGGGCGGCGAGTTTTTCAGAGCATTACAGACCAGAGAATCAAAAACAATCGGCGAAGATGACGCGAGGTTTTACGCGGCTGAAGTAACCGCCGCCTTAGAATATTTGCATTTAATGGGCTTCATTTATAGAGACTTGAAGCCCGAGAACATCTTGCTTCATCAGCTGGGACACATCATGCTCAGCGACTTTGATTTGTCAAAACAGTCGGCCAAGACAAAGGGCCCCGAGATTCAATTCTCCAAATCCCACTCGCACTCAAACAATCCTACCATCGACACGAAAGCATGCATTGATGGCTTCCGTACGAACTCATTCGTGGGCACAGAGGAGTATATTGCTCCTGAAGTTATACGAGGAAAGAGCCACACCAGTGCTGTCGACTGGTGGACCTTGGGTATCTTTATATATGAGATGCTTTACGGAACGACCCCTTTCAAAGGAAGAGACAGAAAAGCAACGTTCAGCaacgtgttgaagaaggatgtCAGGTTTCTTGATACACAACTGGTCTCCTCCAATTGCAAAAACCtaatcaagaagcttcttatTAAAGATGAGACCAAACGGCTTGGATCAAAGCTTGGTGCCTCTGACATCAAGTACcatgctttcttcaaaaacacGCAATGGGCGTTGCTCAGACACCAGCAACCTCCCATGATCCCAGTGCTCAcgaaaaacaagaagggAGACGTGAAGAAGCCCGAGGTGTTCTCCGTTGACGAAAGCAGTGGGTCTTCGTCTGCATCCAAAGCGCAGGAGCCTAGCCTGGAGCCAGACCCATTTGCTCTGTTCAGCTCTGTAACGCTCCACTATAACGAAACTGATGATCACGATCTGGCATTCATCTTAGGGTCAGAGAACTCCATCAACACGTCTGTGGCATACACCATGAGCAGCCGTCCTGGAATCAGTCCCAGAAAAACCAAAGGGTTTCTCCGAAGATGA